One window from the genome of Mycolicibacterium gadium encodes:
- the lysA gene encoding diaminopimelate decarboxylase yields MIAHPAGPRHAEEVHHGGAPPRPLSAAEVLLLAPNVWPRNTVRGDDGVVSIAGVSVADIAAQFGTPVFVIDEDDFRSRCREIAAAFGGGENVRYAAKAFMCSEVARWIAEEGLSLDVATGGEMAVALHAGFPADRIALHGNNKSVEELTAAVNAGIEHVVVDSMVEIERLDEIAGAAGVVQDVLVRVTVGVEAHTHEFISTAHEDQKFGLSLASGAALTAVRRVFATDHLRLVGLHSHIGSQIFDVAGFEIAAHRVIGLLRDVVSEFGVEKTSQMSIVDLGGGLGISYLPQDDPPPVAELAAKLSVIVREESAAVGLPTPQLVVEPGRAIAGPGTITLYQVGTVKDVAVATDRYRRYVSVDGGMSDNIRTSLYGAEYDVRLISRASEGSSILGRVVGKHCESGDIVVRDTWVPDDIRPGDLLGVAATGAYCYSMSSRYNLIGRPAVVAVRDGQARLILRRETVDDLLSLEVR; encoded by the coding sequence GTGATCGCACACCCGGCCGGCCCGCGGCACGCCGAAGAAGTCCACCATGGTGGTGCGCCGCCGCGTCCGCTTTCGGCGGCCGAGGTCTTGCTGCTCGCGCCGAATGTCTGGCCGCGCAACACGGTTCGCGGTGACGACGGCGTGGTATCTATTGCCGGAGTGTCCGTCGCGGACATCGCCGCGCAGTTCGGCACTCCGGTGTTCGTGATCGACGAGGACGATTTCCGGTCGCGGTGCCGGGAGATCGCTGCGGCATTCGGCGGTGGCGAGAACGTGCGCTACGCCGCAAAGGCCTTCATGTGCTCCGAGGTGGCCCGCTGGATCGCCGAAGAGGGGTTGTCCCTCGACGTCGCGACCGGCGGCGAGATGGCCGTTGCACTTCACGCCGGCTTTCCCGCTGATCGGATTGCGTTGCACGGCAACAATAAATCGGTCGAAGAGCTGACCGCCGCCGTCAATGCGGGCATCGAACATGTGGTCGTCGATTCGATGGTCGAGATCGAGCGGCTCGACGAAATCGCCGGTGCAGCGGGTGTTGTACAGGATGTACTGGTCCGCGTCACCGTCGGCGTCGAGGCGCACACCCACGAGTTCATCTCGACCGCGCACGAAGACCAGAAGTTCGGCCTGTCGCTGGCCAGTGGCGCGGCGCTGACCGCCGTGCGTCGGGTGTTCGCCACCGACCATCTGCGCCTGGTGGGCCTGCACAGCCACATCGGATCGCAGATCTTCGATGTCGCCGGGTTCGAGATCGCCGCGCATCGCGTCATCGGCCTGCTGCGCGACGTCGTCTCCGAGTTCGGCGTCGAGAAGACATCGCAGATGTCGATCGTCGACCTCGGTGGGGGACTGGGCATTTCATATCTGCCACAGGATGATCCGCCGCCGGTCGCCGAGCTGGCCGCCAAGCTCAGCGTCATAGTCCGCGAGGAGTCGGCGGCGGTCGGGCTACCCACCCCCCAACTGGTCGTCGAGCCGGGTCGCGCGATCGCAGGCCCGGGCACTATCACGCTCTATCAGGTCGGCACAGTCAAGGATGTGGCGGTCGCAACCGACCGCTACCGCCGCTATGTCAGCGTCGACGGCGGCATGAGCGACAACATCCGTACTTCGTTGTATGGCGCTGAATACGACGTCCGCCTGATCTCGCGCGCCAGTGAGGGTTCGTCGATACTGGGCCGTGTCGTCGGAAAGCATTGCGAAAGTGGCGATATCGTCGTGCGCGACACCTGGGTGCCCGACGACATAAGACCCGGCGATCTGCTCGGTGTCGCAGCCACCGGCGCCTACTGCTATTCGATGTCAAGCCGTTACAACCTCATCGGCCGCCCGGCGGTCGTGGCCGTGCGCGACGGGCAGGCCCGCCTGATTCTGCGCCGGGAAACGGTCGACGATCTACTCAGTCTGGAAGTGAGGTAA
- a CDS encoding homoserine dehydrogenase has translation MSTEEKPIGVAVLGFGNVGSQVVRIIEESAQDLAARIGAPLVLRGIGVRRVADDRGVPVEMLTDDIDELVGRDDVDIVVELMGPVEPARKAILTALEQGKSVVTANKALMAVSTGELAQAAEHAHVDLYFEAAVAGAIPVIRPLTQSLAGDTVIRVAGIVNGTTNYILSEMDSTGADYTAALADASALGYAEADPTADVEGYDAAAKAAILASIAFHTRVTADDVYREGITKVTPADFVSARALGCTIKLLAICERLTTDEGQQRVSARVYPALVPLTHPLASVNGAFNAVVVEAEAAGRLMFYGQGAGGAPTASAVMGDLVMAARNRVQGGRGPRESKYAKLPISPIGFIPTRYYVSMNVADRPGVLSAVAAEFGKREVSIAEVRQEGMVDPEGQRCGARIVVVTHQATDAALSETVEALADLDVVEGINSVLRLEGTSE, from the coding sequence ATGAGCACCGAGGAAAAGCCCATCGGCGTAGCGGTCTTGGGGTTCGGCAACGTGGGTAGCCAGGTCGTCCGCATCATCGAGGAGAGTGCGCAGGACCTCGCGGCCCGCATCGGTGCGCCCTTGGTGCTGCGTGGCATTGGGGTGCGCCGCGTCGCCGACGACCGAGGCGTGCCAGTCGAGATGCTGACCGACGACATCGACGAACTCGTGGGGCGAGACGACGTCGACATCGTCGTCGAGCTGATGGGACCGGTCGAACCCGCGCGCAAGGCGATCCTGACCGCCCTCGAGCAGGGCAAGTCCGTCGTCACCGCCAACAAGGCGCTGATGGCCGTCTCCACCGGCGAATTGGCCCAGGCCGCCGAACACGCCCACGTCGACCTGTATTTCGAGGCGGCCGTGGCCGGTGCAATCCCCGTCATCCGTCCGCTGACCCAATCGCTCGCGGGTGACACCGTGATCCGGGTCGCCGGCATCGTGAACGGCACCACGAATTACATCCTCTCCGAGATGGACAGCACGGGCGCCGACTACACCGCGGCGCTGGCCGATGCGAGCGCGCTGGGCTATGCCGAGGCGGATCCGACCGCCGACGTCGAGGGATATGACGCCGCCGCCAAGGCTGCGATCCTCGCCTCGATCGCCTTCCACACCCGTGTCACCGCCGACGACGTGTACCGCGAGGGCATCACGAAGGTCACCCCGGCCGACTTCGTCTCGGCCCGCGCACTCGGCTGCACGATCAAGCTGCTCGCGATTTGCGAGCGGCTCACCACTGACGAAGGGCAGCAGCGGGTTTCTGCCCGCGTCTACCCGGCGCTGGTGCCCCTGACTCACCCCCTCGCCTCGGTCAACGGCGCGTTCAACGCGGTCGTCGTCGAGGCCGAGGCCGCGGGGCGGCTGATGTTCTACGGCCAGGGTGCCGGTGGAGCGCCGACCGCCTCCGCGGTGATGGGTGATCTGGTGATGGCCGCGCGGAACCGGGTACAGGGTGGCCGAGGCCCTCGGGAGTCCAAGTACGCCAAGCTGCCGATCTCGCCGATCGGCTTCATCCCGACCCGGTACTACGTGAGCATGAACGTCGCCGACCGTCCCGGTGTGTTGTCAGCCGTGGCAGCCGAATTCGGTAAACGTGAGGTCAGCATCGCCGAAGTGCGCCAGGAGGGCATGGTGGACCCGGAAGGCCAGCGGTGCGGTGCGCGCATCGTCGTCGTCACCCACCAGGCGACCGATGCCGCGCTGTCCGAAACCGTCGAGGCGCTGGCCGACCTCGATGTGGTGGAGGGCATCAACAGCGTGCTTCGACTGGAAGGAACCAGCGAATGA